Proteins encoded in a region of the Babesia bovis T2Bo chromosome 4 map unlocalized Chr4_2, whole genome shotgun sequence genome:
- a CDS encoding variant erythrocyte surface antigen-1 beta subunit, protein MLQGTEVIETLIDQLAQGLQKWVGWQEGGNSFGPNITENGIARKWSAGESKKEYRSSYDNGLGSLCTWTKIVNGTTGSAGGSGSAGSASTVNAVKAAQEVHLLARIFLGSVCLIWSGLSQLGFLTKEGSGGDKRWSQDGTLSEVGKGLGSFMAAMGYDLDRLNQGKGKYCLGWSYEKDE, encoded by the exons ATGTTG CAGggtaccgaggtcatagagacactgatagaccagttggcacagggactacagaagtgggttgggtggcaggaagGGGGAAACTCATTTGGACCAAATATTACTGAAAATGGCATTGCCAGGAAATGGAGTGCAGGGGAATCAAAAAAGGAGTATCGATCATCATATGATAATGGCCTTGGTTCGTTGTGTACATGGACCAAAATagtcaatggtaccactg GTAGTGCCGGAGGAAGTGGAAGTGCTGGTAGTGCCAGTACTGTCAACGCAGTTAAAGCTGCCCAGG aggtccacctcctggcccgtattttcctagggtcagtatgtctcatctggagtggactcagtcagttggggttcctaactAAGGAGGGGAGTGGTGGTGATAAGAGGTGGAGCCAGGATGGAACACTGAGTGAGGTCGGAAAaggtctcggctcattcatggcggccatgggctatgacctggataggttgaatcagggtAAaggtaagtactgcctagggtgGTCATATGAAAAGGACGAGTAA